CCGATAGCATAGGATGCGCATTTGAACTATTTACATAGCTCTTTGATCACTGACTTCCCAACAACCAACTATGCAAATAACAAACAGCATACTAGGGTTTGGCCTCAATCACATCAGCGTTCAACGTTTCGATATGTAGGTCTGTTTGTACTGTTGGCAATTGCCAGTAACCCTAGCTATGCTGCGCCTACTGCTATGCAACAATCGGCAACACCATCGGCATTGGTGACTAAACCGGTCTATGGCTCATGGCAGACTTCAAAATCTGATGAACTAGAGCTGCCAAATTTGCAGGGTCAGGGGTTAAGCTTTGCAGATCAATATCAAAATAAAATAATAGGTGAGTGGTCACTTCAAAATATCAATGGCCGCGTCAAGATGGAGCATGATCCTTGGATTCAAGAAACCGTCAAAAACATGACATGGCGGCTCAATGCACAAGCGCGGCAGCAAGCACCATTAGCCTTAGTCATTATTGATAATCCTAGCATCAACGCCTTTGCTGCACCCGGCGGAGTCATTGGCTTGAACACAGGTACTATCTTGGCGGCAAGTAGTATGGATGAGCTAGCAAGCGTAGTGGCTCATGAGGTCGCCCATGTTAGCCAAAGGCATTATGAAAATGGTGCAGATGAGAAGAGAAAAGCCATGCTGATGCAGATAGGTGGCATGTTAGCAGCCATTGCTGCTTCAACTGCTGATGGTGATGCGGCGGCCGCTGTAATGATGGGTAGTCAGACCGCTGCTATGAATAGCAGCATGGCTTTTAGTCGTAATAATGAACGCGAAGCTGATCGGGTAGGGATGCAAATTATGACCCAAGCTGGCTATGACCCACGAGCGATGCCAAGGTTCTTCGGTACGATGAATCAGCAAAGCCAGCTCAATCAAGTTGCCAATCGCTTCTTACCAAGCTTTGTACGCTCACATCCACTTAGTAACGAACGTCTAAGTGAGTCGCAAAGTCGTGCTCAACGTTATC
The nucleotide sequence above comes from Psychrobacter sp. P2G3. Encoded proteins:
- a CDS encoding M48 family metalloprotease gives rise to the protein MNYLHSSLITDFPTTNYANNKQHTRVWPQSHQRSTFRYVGLFVLLAIASNPSYAAPTAMQQSATPSALVTKPVYGSWQTSKSDELELPNLQGQGLSFADQYQNKIIGEWSLQNINGRVKMEHDPWIQETVKNMTWRLNAQARQQAPLALVIIDNPSINAFAAPGGVIGLNTGTILAASSMDELASVVAHEVAHVSQRHYENGADEKRKAMLMQIGGMLAAIAASTADGDAAAAVMMGSQTAAMNSSMAFSRNNEREADRVGMQIMTQAGYDPRAMPRFFGTMNQQSQLNQVANRFLPSFVRSHPLSNERLSESQSRAQRYPSLSLTQQQRHQALFDLLYWRVKTTGKHASETELTTAAKNSVGAKLALMHWYGEHQRFDEANDIMAQLTALPADQRQTLEPLLSITHSQVLTEQNKWAQAAEVLAAQQRLYPERRDLRLYLAEALTNSNQPTQAQALLKSLTQQQPSDRYAWQSLQLANEKLAKTTASPQVARIATINALRYRSHDQLWNGRYDSALTSLTQAKQLTKQLQASAQSSSTRPLLASIEQEIKNVKTAKEYKP